From a single Phalacrocorax aristotelis chromosome 1, bGulAri2.1, whole genome shotgun sequence genomic region:
- the TRMU gene encoding mitochondrial tRNA-specific 2-thiouridylase 1 isoform X2 produces the protein MLAAGRRVACAVSGGVDSAVAALLLRRRGYQVTGVFMKNWDPLDEQGACSIDRDCEDAYRVCQKLDIPFHQVSYVKEYWNEVFSDLLKEYELGRTPNPDIVCNKHIKFNHFLHYAMDNLGADAIATGHYARTSLEDEEVFQQKHIKRPQRLFRNRFEVRNTVKLLQGADLFKDQTFFLSQISQDALRKTIFPLGDLTKTFVKKIAAEHGLHHVLKKKESMGVCFIGERNFENFLLEYLEPQPGNFVSIEDKKVMGTHKGWFLYTIGQRARLAGLKDAWFVVDKDVRTGDVFVAPSTDHPALYRDLLRTNRVHWIAEEPPAELVRDKMMECHFRFQHQMTLVCRVLQG, from the exons atgctggcggcggggcggcgggtgGCCTGCGCCGTCTCCGGCGGGGTGGACAGTGCTGTGGCCGCCCTGCTGCTGCGACGCCGAg GCTACCAGGTGACAGGTGTCTTTATGAAGAACTGGGACCCTCTGGACGAGCAAGGAGCTTGCTCCATTGACAGAGATTGTGAAGATGCTTACCGGGTTTGTCAGAAGCTTGACATTCCTTTTCACCAGGTTTCCTACGTAAAAGAATACTGGAATGAAGTATTCAG tgacCTCTTAAAAGAGTATGAATTGGGAAGGACTCCTAATCCTGATATTGTCTGTAACAAGCACATCAAATTCAACCACTTTCTTCATTACGCGATGGATAACCTTG GAGCAGATGCAATTGCTACGGGGCATTATGCTAGGACCTCCCTAGAGGATGAGGAAGTGTTTCAACAGAAACATATTAAAAGACCACAAAGGCTTTTCAGAAACCGTTTTGAAGTTAGAAATA CTGTGAAACTCCTTCAAGGGGCTGACCTCTTTAAGGACCAGACCTTCTTTCTAAGTCAGATCTCGCAGGATGCTTTGAGGAAAACCATTTTCCCTTTAGGGGATTTAACAAAAACTTTCGTGAAGAAGATAGCAGCAGAACATGGCCTTCATCatgtgttaaagaaaaaagag AGTATGGGAGTCTGTTTCATTGGTGAAAGAAACTTTGAAAATTTCCTTCTTGAG TATTTAGAACCTCAACCAGGTAACTTTGTTTCCATTGAAGATAAGAAGGTGATGGGAACACACAAAG gTTGGTTCCTCTACACAATAGGCCAGAGGGCTAGGCTAGCAGGCCTGAAGGATGCTTGGTTTGTTGTAGACAAAGATGTCCGCACTGGAGATGTCTTTGTG GCACCATCAACAGATCACCCTGCTCTGTACAGAGACCTGTTGCGGACAAACCGAGTGCATTGGATAGCAGAGGAGCCTCCTGCAGAGCTTGTTAGAGATAAAATGATGGAATGTCATTTCAGGTTTCAGCACCAGATGACACTGG
- the GTSE1 gene encoding G2 and S phase-expressed protein 1, with protein sequence MDKGKEMAAHCSSHVIEEKMGVCRSNVSDFPLLTDETFDFDLSLSPASGNEDEVFVGPLGHKEKCIAVNIEEKRNAEQKSMPASDVDLMWSPLTGEKFVEIFKEAHLLALQIENGSKKEQTKISQSEEWENKIIEKFVEDPKLKLEILRNQNVEESPRTVKRETYCVLDSPACQLPPCFHKDSDKLLSDDKTHALHTPSNRSPVKILASPTKIASSPLTQEQKTKERNMKATGKLPLAKLSCTLGKSNLLTTEKPKPGKRTSISTKRDLNSMGSSEDLISNKSSAASDVFESLFTGSSSAQDKALPAPTKTQPGLKKITHLKLPGVVNGVTRKTTSSSSSSVSSMNSSLNSSLPISPVGKNGKASMSSKASVSGSKLSSSTNRLALIRPTRVSSLQAANTEKSRKQARSASTPKIPSAVSLAKSSASATSSEPVGSGIQRLSSVPSLQKLCQQNKDGSATKGSLCPKPKARVLSVPTSLTKVPVKTGDTPPDKSAPKATPSLGLTFCGTLGSAVAVSTPMKASGDGIFQKSCFPERSVFMTPASLKRSGLPTPVRRISGFPAVTPKTSSRMAFSPHPASVDENSSFSTRKTLTTGSKQTKEGKTQISSSEDDISPPPVLPLALNFSPEKMATEVVENELKEAEVQNQLAEEKQTEALLVDIGVDKSLLHTLECESRPLIDLSNTPEVNKIAPLKPTFSGQVKLIDLSSPLITLSPDVNKENLDSPLLRF encoded by the exons AtggacaaaggaaaagaaatggcagcACATTGCTCAAGTCATGTGATTGAAGAAAAAATGGGCGTTTGCAGGAGCAACG TTTCAGACTTTCCTCTTCTGACTGATGAAACATTTGATTTTGACCTTTCACTCTCTCCAGCAAG tggGAATGAAGATGAAGTTTTTGTTGGACCTTTGggacacaaagaaaaatgtattgctgtcaatattgaagaaaaaagaaatgctgaacaaAAGAGCATGCCTGCATCTGATGTGGATCTCATGTGGAGCCCACTTACAGGAGAGAAATTTGTGGAAATTTTCAAAGAAGCTCATTTGTTAGCACTGCAAATAGAGAATGGAAGCAAGAAGGAACAGACTAAAATAAGCCAGTCAGAAGAATGGGAAAACAAGATTATAGAAAAATTTGTGGAGGACCCGAAGTTAAAATTGGAAATACTGAGAAACCAAAACGTAGAGGAAAGTCCCAGGACTGTTAAAAGGGAGACGTACTGTGTGCTGGACAGCCCAGCATGTCAGCTGCCACCTTGTTTTCATAAGGACTCAGATAAGCTTTTGTCAGATGACAAAACACATGCTCTTCATACTCCTTCAAACAGAAGCCCTGTTAAAATTCTTGCATCTCCTACAAAAATTGCCAGTTCACCTCTGacacaagaacagaaaactaaggaaagaaatatgaagGCAACTGGCAAACTGCCACTGGCAAAACTGTCATGTACTCTTGGAAAAAGCAATTTGTTGACTACTGAAAAG CCCAAACCAGGAAAACGTACTAGTATTTCAACAAAAAGAGACTTGAACAGCATGGGATCATCTGAAGATCTAATTTCTAATAAATCTAGTGCTGCTTCAGATGTCTTTGAGTCTTTGTTCACTGGCAGTTCCTCAGCACAAGACAAAGCCCTTCCTGCACCAACTAAG ACTCAGCCTGGCTTAAAGAAGATAACACATCTGAAACTTCCTGGTGTTGTCAATGGTGTCACAAGAAAGACtacttcatcatcttcatcatcaGTTTCCAGCATGAATTCAAGTCTGAATTCAAGTCTACCCATTTCTCCTGTAGGAAAAAATG gaaaagCAAGCATGTCTTCAAAAGCTAGTGTGAGTGGCTCTAAGCTTTCATCTAGTACAAACAGGCTGGCCCTAATCAGACCTACCAGAGTGTCATCTCTGCAGGCTGCCAATACTGAGAAATCCAGGAAGCAAGCAAGATCAGCTAGTACTCCCAAAATACCTAGTGCAGTAAGCTTGGCTAAATCTTCAGCTTCTGCAACATCATCTGAGCCTGTAGGCAGTGGAATTCAGAGGCTGAGCTCTGTTCCTAGTCTGCAGAAGCTATGTCAGCAGAATAAAGATGGAAGTGCAACAAAAGGAAGCCTGTGTCCAAAGCCCAAGGCTAGAGTTTTGTCGGTTCCTACAAGCCTAACCAAGGTTCCGGTGAAGACTGGAG ataCACCACCAGACAAATCAGCACCAAAAGCAACACCGTCTCTTGGATTAACATTTTGTGGCACACTTGGAAG TGCCGTGGCAGTCAGCACTCCTATGAAAGCCTCAGGAGATGGGATCTTTCAGAAGTCTTGTTTTCCTGAGAGGTCTGTCTTCATGACTCCTGCCAGTCTGAAACGGTCTGGCTTACCTACACCTGTTCGTCGTATCTCAGGATTTCCAGCAGTTACTCCTAAAACCTCATCAAGAATGGCATTTTCTCCACATCCTGCATCTGTTGACGAAAATTCCAGCTTTTCTACCAGAAAGACTCTTACAACTGG TTCTAAACAGACAAAAGAGGGTAAGACACAGATATCTTCTTCAGAAGATGATATATCTCCCCCACCTGTGCTACCTCTTGCACTTAACTTCTCACCAGAAAAAATGGCTACAGAAGTAGtagaaaatgaattaaaagaGGCTGAAGTACAAAATCAGCTGGCTGAAGAGAAACAAACTGAG gcCTTACTGGTAGATATTGGAGTAGACAAATCTCTCCTACACACTTTGGAATGTGAAAGTAGACCTCTGATTGACCTTTCTAATACTCCTGAAGTGAATAAGATTGCTCCTCTAAAGCCTACATTCTCAGGGCAGGTAAAG ctaaTTGATTTGAGTTCACCTCTTATCACTCTGAGTCCTGatgtaaacaaagaaaatctggATTCCCCTCTACTCAGGTTCTGA